One genomic window of Microcoleus sp. FACHB-831 includes the following:
- a CDS encoding 2TM domain-containing protein: MQASDNKITRSYQQEEIQEILQIAIARQAYDGEFSREQLLEIASELAISPESLQVAEQQWLSQRGEIQKRQEFNIYRRGKLQKQAGNYVIVNSFFVLLNLVNAGEISWSLYVLLFWGLGLGIKAWNTYQSQGEDYERAFEKWYRKHQLKQSISTFWTKLMNSSPDSDRG; this comes from the coding sequence ATGCAGGCATCCGACAACAAAATCACCCGCTCTTATCAGCAAGAAGAGATACAGGAAATTCTTCAGATAGCGATCGCGCGTCAAGCCTATGACGGAGAATTTTCCCGCGAACAGCTTCTAGAAATTGCTTCTGAATTAGCGATTTCCCCAGAATCTCTACAAGTAGCAGAACAGCAGTGGCTATCCCAGCGCGGAGAAATTCAAAAGCGTCAGGAATTTAATATTTACCGACGCGGAAAGTTACAAAAACAAGCTGGCAATTATGTAATTGTTAATTCTTTTTTTGTACTGCTGAATTTAGTTAACGCAGGCGAAATTTCTTGGTCGCTGTACGTTTTATTATTTTGGGGTCTGGGACTCGGCATCAAGGCTTGGAATACCTATCAATCTCAGGGCGAAGATTACGAAAGAGCATTTGAAAAGTGGTATCGCAAGCACCAGTTAAAACAGTCTATTAGCACTTTTTGGACTAAGTTGATGAACAGTTCGCCAGAT